GCATGATTAGGGAATACCGTAAAAAAAGAGTTTGCAATAAGCTGGTTCAATTTTTCGCTGGTGACAAAATTCAGAAAGGATATATTTTCCAATTTTTCCTGTTTGACATAAGCGTCCAGGTATCTTCTCATTTCTCCCTCGCCGGCAACCTTTAATCGAACCTCGGGCAGATGCTTCATTGCCTTTATCAAAGTCTCGATTCCGTTTTTGTGCTCCAGTCGGCCAAAGAAGAGAATATAGTCCTGGCTTAGAAGCCGAGGAGAATACCCGCTTACTGATATGTAGTTAGGCAGATAAAAAATCTTCTCTTCAGGTACTCCATATTTAATGAATCTGTCTCTTGAAAATTCGCTTAAGACTATAAACGCATCCACGCAATCCTGATAGATTTTCAAAAACCGGTGAAAATACATCTCCAAAGAACAAACCAGGCTCTTCCAGTATGAGTCTTTCACGCATTTATGGATTACGGCTTTGTAAAAATGTTTTCCTTCACAGCTCTCGCAAGGGTCCCCGTTCCGCAGAAAAGTATAATTAGGGCAGAGGAGTTTGAAATCGTGCAAAGTCATAACAACCGGGATATTCTTTTTCTTCAAGACCGGCAATATGGAAGGGGAAATCTGGTGATAGATATTATGCAGATGAGCTAAATCCGGTTTTTCCTCCACTAAAAGGAGTTCCATTTTCTTTTTGGCTTCCAAGGAGTAGAACATATTCAAAGCCATCCTGGTTTTGTCAATAAATGAGCTTGAGCCGTTGTAATCCACGTTGCAGACGAAGTATCTGGAATAAGGCGT
This DNA window, taken from Candidatus Zixiibacteriota bacterium, encodes the following:
- a CDS encoding glycosyltransferase family 4 protein, producing MKILFVNKYYHPSGGPEKVILQYQEKLESLGDKVILFSMQHPKNLATPYSRYFVCNVDYNGSSSFIDKTRMALNMFYSLEAKKKMELLLVEEKPDLAHLHNIYHQISPSILPVLKKKNIPVVMTLHDFKLLCPNYTFLRNGDPCESCEGKHFYKAVIHKCVKDSYWKSLVCSLEMYFHRFLKIYQDCVDAFIVLSEFSRDRFIKYGVPEEKIFYLPNYISVSGYSPRLLSQDYILFFGRLEHKNGIETLIKAMKHLPEVRLKVAGEGEMRRYLDAYVKQEKLENISFLNFVTSEKLNQLIANSFFTVFPNHAYHLCPMSILESFAFGKPVIGSNLGSVPELIEDGINGLLFEPKNVEELAEKIKYLYHHPLLAEKMGMAAREKVEEKYSEEEYYKKLLGLYDSLIKNGVTKNV